From the genome of Corallococcus macrosporus DSM 14697:
CACGCGCAGCGGCAGCGGCTCCCGGAAGAAGTACGTCTCGTGGACCAGCAGCGAGTCCACCAGCGCGTCCAGCGCCTCGGGGCCCGCCGGGTCGTAGCGGAGGTAGTAGTAGTAGTCGAGCAGCGAGTCGAAGCCCGCGTCCAGCGCGCGGGGCACGACCTTGTCGGCGAGCAACTCCCGGTCCTCGGGGGCGTAGTGCAGCCCGGCGCGCTGCTCGATGAGCGCGGCCAGGATGGCGAACACCTGGGGAGACATGGGCAGTGAGAACATGGCGGTGGTTTCAGCGACTCAGCACCAACCGGCATGCCCGCCGGACCTCGGGGTCCTCGTCCTGCGTGGAGGCGCGCTCCAGCGCCTCGTGGGCCTCCAGCGTGCCCAGCGCGGCCACCGCGGGCACCGCGGCGCGCCGGCCCGCGGGACTGGCGGACACCAGCAACTGCAGCAGCGCGGCGCGCGCGTCCGAGCGGCGCATGCGGGCCAGCGCCGCCACCAGCAGCGGCGCCGTCACCTCGTCCGCCGCCTCCAGCGCGGCCAGCAGGCCCGGCAGCCGCCCCTCCAGGGGCAGCGCCAGCGCGCTCACCACCCGCTCGCGCAGCGTCATGTCCCCCAGCAGGGACACCAGGGCCTGCGTGGCCGGCACGCCGGGCCGCGTGGCGATGAAGCCCACCGCGGCGCTGCGCACGCTGTCGTCCCCGTCGCCGGCGGCGTGCAGCAGCGCGGGCAGCGTCTCCGGCGCGTCGTACTCCGCCACCGCGGACAGGGCCACGAGCCGGGTGGCCGCGTCCTCCGACTTCGCCGCCTCCAGCAGCACGGGCAGGGCGTCCGGGCGCCGGCCCACGCCCAGGCCCAGCAGGGCGGCGCGCCGCACGTCCGCGTCCGCGCTGGCCGCCGCGCGCTGGAGCGCCGTCATCGCGCTCTCCGTGTGCATGTGCGCCAGCGCGTCCACCACCGCCACGCGCACCTGGCCCGCGGCGTCGTCCGCCAGCGCGACGATGGCGTCCGCGGCGGCCTCCTCGTTCAGCTTCCCCAGCGCCTGGCACGCGTAGTAGCGCACCCACGGGTCGCGGTCATTGAGGCCGCGCAGCAGCGTGGAGGTGATGCGCGCCTCCTTCTCCGTCTGCCCCAGCGCGCGCATGGCCGCCGCGCGCGTGCGCTCCGACTCGTGGTTGGCCGCCGTCAGCAGCGCGTCCACCGCGCGCGGGTCCTCGATGAAGGGCAGGCCGTAGATGGCCGCGTCGCGCAGGCGCTCGTCGGGGTCCCTCATGGCCTGGAGCAGCACGTCCAGCCCGTTGGCATAACCGAAGTACGAGATGATGCGCAGCGCCGCGCGGCGCAGGCGCACGTCGGGGGAGCGGGCCGCCTGCAGCGCCAGCTTCTCCGTGGTGTCGCTGCCCAGGGACTGGATGGCCCCCACCGCGGCCTGCACCACGCGCAGGTCCTCGTCCACCAGCCGCTCGAACAGGGCCGGCACCGCGGCCGGGCTGCCAATGCGGGACAGCGTGTCCGCCGCCAGCGCGCGCACCGACGCGTCCCGGTCCTCCAGGCACGACATGACGTCCGGCACCGCCGCGGCCCGGCGGCCCACCAGCGGCAACAGCACGCGGCGCCGGGCGCTGTCCCCCTCACGCAATGCCTGGAGAATCTGCGCGTCCGCGTCCGCGCCCAGCTCCGACAGCGCGCCGGCCGCCGCGCGCGCCACCGACGGGTCCGGCCCGTCCAGGAGCTTCAACAGGCCGGAGGCGGCGTCCAGGCCGCCCACCCAGCCCAACAGGCGCGACAGGGCCGTCTTCTCCGTGGTGTCCGCGCTGGAGACGCCCTGCGACAGCCGCCGCCCCAGCACGGCGGACTCCGGGCCCCGCACCGCGGTCTGCACGGTGCGCGACCCGCCGAAGCGCTGCACCTGGGCCTCGTGGATGTCCACCAGCGCCACCGCCGCCGCGCGCACCGACGCGTCGTTGCCCTTGCGCAGCAGCCCCACCAGCGCGGGCACCGCGGCCTCCTGGCCGGTGCGGCCCAGCGCGCGCGCCACCTCCAGGGTGTAGAAGGGGTCCGCCAGCAGGGCCAGCAACGCGGGCACCACCACCGGGTCCCCGCACCGCCCCAGCACGTCGATGGCGGGGAAGATGCGGAAGAAGTTGCCGCTGCCCAGCGCCGCCAGCAGCGCGTCCACCGCCGCGCCGCCGCCCACGCGGCCCAGCGCCTCGATGGCCGCCACGGCCACGTTGTCGTCCGGGTGCACGGTGAGCCGGGACAACAGCGGCACCGAGCGCCGGCTGCGGCGCCGGCCCAGCACCTGGGCCACGTCACAGACGATGGCGGGGTTGCCGTCCTCGCTCAGCGCCTCCAG
Proteins encoded in this window:
- a CDS encoding HEAT repeat domain-containing protein — encoded protein: MTGASSTSLHPLTLSAEDRSQVDEVEQLARRGAASLSLLVGGLDAQSWAVRRAVVGALAKLGTPAVAPLRDVLVHRRDSEARLAAAVEALVASTGDVEGALEALSEDGNPAIVCDVAQVLGRRRSRRSVPLLSRLTVHPDDNVAVAAIEALGRVGGGAAVDALLAALGSGNFFRIFPAIDVLGRCGDPVVVPALLALLADPFYTLEVARALGRTGQEAAVPALVGLLRKGNDASVRAAAVALVDIHEAQVQRFGGSRTVQTAVRGPESAVLGRRLSQGVSSADTTEKTALSRLLGWVGGLDAASGLLKLLDGPDPSVARAAAGALSELGADADAQILQALREGDSARRRVLLPLVGRRAAAVPDVMSCLEDRDASVRALAADTLSRIGSPAAVPALFERLVDEDLRVVQAAVGAIQSLGSDTTEKLALQAARSPDVRLRRAALRIISYFGYANGLDVLLQAMRDPDERLRDAAIYGLPFIEDPRAVDALLTAANHESERTRAAAMRALGQTEKEARITSTLLRGLNDRDPWVRYYACQALGKLNEEAAADAIVALADDAAGQVRVAVVDALAHMHTESAMTALQRAAASADADVRRAALLGLGVGRRPDALPVLLEAAKSEDAATRLVALSAVAEYDAPETLPALLHAAGDGDDSVRSAAVGFIATRPGVPATQALVSLLGDMTLRERVVSALALPLEGRLPGLLAALEAADEVTAPLLVAALARMRRSDARAALLQLLVSASPAGRRAAVPAVAALGTLEAHEALERASTQDEDPEVRRACRLVLSR